One Neoarius graeffei isolate fNeoGra1 chromosome 9, fNeoGra1.pri, whole genome shotgun sequence genomic window, gacacatagacacagacaaccattcacactcacattcacacctacggtcaatttagagtcaccagttaacctaacctgcatgtctttggactgtgggggaaaccggagcacctgaaggaaacccacgcagacacagggagaacgtgcaaactccgcacagaaaggccctcgccggccacggggctcgaacccggaccttcttgctgtgaggcgatagcgctaaccactacaccactgtgccgccctaattgTGCAACATCTAGAAATGCAATAAAATGAACTGAACATTTGTCAGATCAGTGTATAATATAAATAACCTATCCTCAGTGTCACCCAGGACAATTATAAAACAGCAGAATAGCAAAAATGAGAACATGAAATGTTAGGAATGGGTTACTGTGCACTGCATATTCATGTGAAAGGAAATCAGATTCTCAAAGGAAGTGGGAaatcatgacatcaaaaagcagtTTCAGAATGCACATGCTCTTTTTCCTGTCCTTTTAAGCCCATCAGTTCAGTGAAATAGTTTAATCATGATTAAGATAGCAAATcacaagcagagagagagagagagagaaaaaaaatactgCACAAGCCGATCACAAAGTATACATTTCATTGTTCatttaaatatgcatgaagaatgttCAAGAATGTTCCAGAATACATGATAAATCAAACAAGCTCTAACAAAAGATATAGAGCATGAAAAGACaatatttgtttttctttctatttctcGGAAATAGCCCTCCCATTTCTCAGAAATAACACACAAGCATACAGCAGCAAAAGTGAAAGTAAAACGAGCACTCAACAGGAGCAGGAGCTGAGttgcacacacacagcagcagacAGAGGAAGCACACAGACCTCAACTTTCACTCTAAGCTTCACACAAGGTAAGTGCTCTTGATTTAGACATTTCATGCATTATATATAAACAAgaactatactagtgcatctcaaataattagaatatcatgaaaatttctttttttcttaatttaattaaaaaaggaaaACTTTCATATAGTCTATGTTCATTAtacataaaattaaatatttcaagccttttttgttttaattttgatggttatggcttatagctcttaAAAAAAGTGTTTTGTTGCATTCTTAAAATACACTGAGATGCCAGTTTACAAGTTAGTGTATCATCATATCTATTAAACAGGCAGTACAGTGTAAACAAATACACTGTACATATAGTatgtgtcagaatgcaggcacttagatGTATTTACAGGAAAAAGCAGTGTATAAACAGTATAAAGCCAAATCGTGAAGCAGAAATCGTAGTCAGTAGGCAGGCAAAGGTCAGTCAATAGGCAAACGAACTGACGGAAACAAAACCAGGAAGAGTAAATGTAGGAAAGATAGCAAGATTAAATAAACGGGAAACCAGTCAGAGAGACCAAAGGCTCGTTATGGACTGGgaaagcagaacaatacttcacaatgaaGCAGAGTCTGAGAGGGGTTTACATTTTCAccagaccacaatggaaataaatgTTATACAATTTCTTGTGTTATCCGTGTAGCTTAATGTACGctatatttatgtattttgtgcattattttactaaataaaatcaatcaatgaaTCAATCTATGTAGCATGGTAGTGATTAACGAAATGAGCAACGACGGAGTTCAATCCTCTGGAGACAGGGGGCACTGTGAATCTTGGTCGTTGTAGTCttgggcggccatgtttgtagtctggttAGCGCTGTTGGTTTCAGCGCTCCTACTGACAGTATGTATGTATACCaaacccaaagttgattattttccaataataaaACATCCCACATTGTTTTATTTCACGATAAGCCAAAGCAGTTTGCCAACAATTATAATAAAAACTGACATCATATGCTCATTAATTGCTCAGAAATGCTCATtaatactcaaaaaaaaaaaaagaagacaaaccaaaatgtgtgggtttttttttttgatgttgtGGACCATTCATGAAGAAAGAACAATTCTCCCCTCACCAACCTCTTTTTTCCTGTCAATGTAGATAATACAAAAAAGTACTTGTGGAATGTAGGAACAAAGCTGATTACAGTGCAGTTATTGCTTATTGTTGTCATGCATTCACTCAAAACTTGGTTCCCCAGGACAAATTGTGGCCtttattaatttataatttaatgctataaaaaagggaaaaaaggcaAGTATGTTTTATTTTCCATTTCTCAAAAATAGCCCTCCCCTGCACACAAACAGACAGCAGCAAAAGTGAAAGCAGAACGAGCACTCaacaggagctgagctgtacaCGTAGAACGGCAGACAGAGAAAGGCACACGGACCATCACACAAGGTAAGTGCTCTTTATTCAGAAACATCATGTGTTATATATAAAAACACTAACACTatatacttctctctctctctctctctctctctctctctctctctctctctctctctctctctctcatatgcctACAAACAGACAAAACAGACACGCCCAAATAGTTCTACTGAATATTCTAAAACCTGCAAAACATGGGCCCACTGATTATATTGTTGCTACTCATTTTGAGATCACTGAATTCTCAGTCATAATTGCCATTTTTGACAGATACAACATGGTGCTATGCTATCCATCACTTTtactttctgtttatttttgctgtgTTACCTTCTTCATTCTCTATATAGCTACAGTCTCTTGTACTAATAATGCAAATGACAAGAGATTCTAATATATTTTTTCCTTCAATATAGATTCAAATATGGGATCCAGTCCAACCAAACCTGGTATGTAACACAATCTGACTTAATGAAGCCTTACAGTAATATTCAATGGGACAGTAGTGCACTGGGCAGTGTTTCTGTGTCTACATGCATGTAAACATGTTTTCAATAATTTATTTTCAGTCAATCAGAAAAGGAACACTTCCATATTAAAGCCAATTCATCAttcaacaaaacaaaaccaccaccagcagcatcatcaacaacaaatttaaaaaaaaatagacagtGACCCATGTACACAGTATGTGTCTGGTGCAGTCTTGCAGAATTATTCCTAATTTCTAGTTTTCTATGTTAGAACAGGcacatttatttaataaacaaTAAGCAATTACTGGACGAGGATGAACAAAATATTGTTGTGATTTGTTCGTGGCAAGCAAGCAATTAATTATTTGCTGATGCTGAAGGCATTGCCTGCGAGACACTAccaaatcacaatattttgtgaAAGCCGAGTTCAActattatcattcaaattataaATTTTTTGAAATACTGATTTTAAAGTTCATGTGACAAGTCAAATGATAAAACAGAAAGCAAGCCATGTTGAAAAAAGTGCGAAGTAACTGCACATGAGTGTCACTGATCACGCAAGTTTGTGGCAGCCTTCGAACATGGCCTCCACACACTACACCTCCCAAGCGCCACAGCGCCCTCCCTCTCCCGAGTTCTGACTGAGGACACACTTGATCCAAATCCGCAGTAATCATCacaccctatttaaggactgcagtcACAAACATACAACACGATAAATTATCGAAATCAGAAGGGAAAAGCATAGTATATACGTAGAAAGATGAACCAACAGTGGCAACGTCAGTGAGATAATGAAAAAAAAGGGAGACATTTGTATGCTATTAAAGAGAAAGTAGGTGAAGTATCAAGCAGTAAGGAAACAGGAAGGCGAGAGCAGGTAATAATGAACACGCTGAGAATTGGGCACAGCAACCTAAACACCACACTTCACATTCTAGGAAAGCATCCAACAGGCCTTTGTGATCATTGCCAGGAAAGGAAAACAGCAGAACATGTTTGCACATCATGTAGGAAGTATTCACAACCCAGCCAAGAAATGATGAATGAATTAAGGGAGGTAGGAAGAGTAGGAAATAGCATTAAAATTATATTGCAATGTGGAGACAGTGTGCAAGCTAAACGAGAGCTATTTAGGTCCCTCAGGGTTACAGGACGAGACAAACGGATTTAAATTAATAAAACTGAGGGAGGCTGCATTATAATGCAAATAAGAAGGAAAACAGGACTGCAATAGAAACTTGACAACCATGACAAATAGGAACTATTCCAAAACAGAAGGTGGAGTAGTGCAACACCCAGGATGCAAGCTGCTGTAAAAacccgaagaagaagaagaatacatGACGTGAAGTATCATTCTCTGTCCCCTGTACCTGATCATATCAAGTCATTTGTTATTCTGCTTGACTTGAGTGATATTGACCCATTTTACAATTATTTTCGGACTCTGAGACTGTTGTTTACCTCAGACACTTTGTTTTCACATCGATCGACCTTTGGCACAAACCTGACTCTGATTCTTGCCTCACATCTTGGAGTTGATTACTAATTTGTGACACGTCTGCCATTGCGTCCATCAGTGCCTGCACATGCTGACAATGAGTAGaccattatttgtaggcagttatttgcagttcgctcagccaatcaaaatggtgtaaaaataatttgaatgataacaTTTATTAAGAGTTTTTAAACACCGGTATTGGACTCCTGGGTTTTGCACATTGCATTTCTGGACAATCCTATGCACTTTTGACTGGTTGAAAGATAATGTACATACATAAGTGTATGTTTGTTTTCCTGTCATTTTAAGCAGTTTAAAAATATGAATGATAAAATTAtgaaatatgacaaatatgaaaaGATGACATTAAGCACCTTATTTGTTGAGGATTGGGATATTGGTCTGACAAGTCCATGAGCTATGATATGAACAACATGGCATGACCAGGCAGATAAACATGAACCTATGAACTTAACCATTCAATGTGTCCTTGTAATTCTTTTTCTGATCTGTCTAACAGAATTTGTCACAGTTCTCGCTGAAAAAGATGTTGAAATTGGAGATCGTGTTATTCTTCAATGTGAGGCAAACACAGAAGATGTAACAGCATCATGGGAAAAGGACGGCTACAAATTGGCTTGTGTGGAGGGCAAGCATGTTGTGAGAAAAATTGGTGCAAAATGTGTCTTGGAAATTGTAAATGCTCAGGCCACTGATGAAGGGAAATACACCATAAACCTAAGCAACACTGGAGGTTCTGCATCATGCTTTGCCCTTGTCAGAGTCAGTAAGTACTATTACAACCATTACTTGAAATAATATCAGTTAAGTAGAGAAATACTAATAATAACTATTCCTCATCATAGAAATAAGCACAAACAgatgtttttattattttgaaaatatatTACAAAAATAGGGCATAAATCTAATCACATTTCTGCAACACTTCAAATGTGCATCGCCTGGAAAAATGGGACTATACTATTACTATAATAGTATACATATAACAATAATATAAACCATACGAATAGCATGCTAATGTGATTTATTCCTTAGAAATTAAAGAATGGAGGACAGTACAATGGAGGTAAGTTCACAAACATCCTTATGTATAATGTGATGTATAATTATCCTTTAATCTTGATTTATTTCTTATAAAATGGCACATATGCACTGAGTTGctagttattgctgcaaaatttATAACAAATACAGTATAAAACTAGAAATATAAGCTGCTGCAATCACACTTTTTCTTTTCTTAGTCAAGACAAAAGGTTGAATTCCCTCAAGACATTTAAAGTTTGTAATGAAGTCCAAAAGCTCCACTTCCTCCTGTATGGACCAGTTGGAGCAGGAAAGTCCAGCACCATAAACACCATCAGATCCATTTTTGAAGGACGTCAGTTTGTCAACTGTCTGGCTGCTGCAGACTCTACTACGAGTCACACTCTAAAAGTGAGTTCATATTATGCAGTCCAAAGTTTGTGACTTCTTTTTGTCTAGTATGCATGACACAGCTAGCTAGGTAAACACTGATGAACCTCTTTTTCTGTGGTACTTTCAGTATGAGCAATTTACATTTGAAAATGAGGAAGGATCATTCCCTTTTACCTTCAGTGATATAATGGGTGCAGAAGCAGGAGGTGGAGTCCACACTGAAGAtatcatccttgctttaaaaggtCATATGAAAGAGGATTACCTGGTAAGATAACACTTAACCTTAGTGTGCAACAATTCACATTTCTGTGGTTGGCTATTATCGAGCCTAATCACACCATATGTAAATCAGTATGCAAGTATAATGTCATTATAAAGCCTACCAATGTAACCAGTGTAAGCAGACCGTCATCCAAGCCAGTTTTGCATGACCAcccaaacacttttttgttttgtatttcttTAGTTTAACTCTGCAGCACCACTGTCTGAAAGCAATCTTTACTACAACCAAAATCCCAGCCTGAGTGATCAGATGCACTGCCTGGTGTTTATCATATCAGCTGACAAGATTTCGATGATGGAAAAAGATTTACTTGAAAAATTGAAGTATGTCAGAGATGCAGCAAGCAGAATGGGTGAGTCAGTTCATCAGCTCAATAATATTAGTTTATCCTTGTCAGGCACagttacattttatttttattcggtGCTCTCAGGgtaaattgttctttttgtgtcCAAAAATGAACAAGGATGGGTATCGTAGCGCAACAAGAAAGTGTGAGGCAATCAAAATCCTCTGGTGCAATAGACCTTCTGTTGGAAACATGAGGCCAaagttatattttaaaattaagccttaacagtacattactttcatATAATTCAGATTTGTGGATCAACAATTTGTCATCCGACTTCAACATGAGCAGGCTAATTCAACCAACCACCAACAAAATGCAAGGAAATACAAAATGATTTTGAATTTCATTATTaacagaataaatacatttgttgctTTATTATGTGTTTTATCTTTCCCCCATAGACCCTGCTTATGGGGAAATGTGCAAAGTATTTGTtaaagagatgagatgatttaattGCTTGGATATTGCTGCAACATGCTTTGCATCACTTAATGATATAATTTTAAGTGATCCTccttttacaattacaaaaacttTTCTTTCGATTATTGCCTGCATTGATGATCATGAAAATAGCAAGAAATTATACAATATGCCAAATGAAGAGCGTCCAACACACAGTGACTTCTGCTTTAtggttctgctttttttttttttatctgtaatCTAGCATCTTACAGATTTAAATTTTGTCTTGAAAGAGTGTCCAAAAATTAAGTAAGCAATTAAAAAGGAATTGAATTGCTTTTTGGGGTGTTTGAAGCCATGAGTTTGTGTTATTATGCTAGACCCTGTACATTAGGAAAGGTTTCTTACTTTAATGAGACACCTTTTTACAAGTATTGTTGGGATCAGATCATGAGAGGTGGGGTATACACTGGGTAGATCACCAATCCATGACAgaactaacacagagatgaacaaccattcacactcatgggcaaTTTGGAGTAGGCAGTTGACATATTCTGCAAAAATCCACCACACTGCGAGGATTTACAATAAAATGAGTGAGTTTTTAATCTGTGTGCTGCCTGCTTATGTTACAGGCATGCCTCAAGTGGTTTTCATGACAAGAGTCGACCGCGCATGTCAATTGACGAAGGAGAACTTGAGAAATATCTACAAAAGCAAAAAGATCAACCAAAAAGTGAGTTATTTTGCTAGCATGAAATTGTATTGTCATCATTGCAGAGATTCCCAACTACAATTTTGAAAGTAACAAATTAATGAAattgtgtatatttgtgtgtatcCAGATGGATGAATGCAGTCATGTACTGGGTGTGCCTGTGAACTGTATCTTCCCTGTCTTGAACTATCACGAGGAGACCCATATGAATGAGGACATAAACTGCCTGATGCTGGATGCTTTAATACAGATTATCAACTGGGCAAATGATTATTTGGTCAAAAGTTCCAAAAACCAAATTTCACATCAACAACCAAAATGTGAATAAAGAGATTTCACACAAAACATGAAAAGCAGAATGACAAATAGTTCTACATATCTGATGGCTAATTGCTATTCAAATTCACTGAATTCTTAATCTAGTTTAATCATGCAACACATTTTA contains:
- the LOC132891171 gene encoding interferon-induced protein 44-like, which gives rise to MGSSPTKPEFVTVLAEKDVEIGDRVILQCEANTEDVTASWEKDGYKLACVEGKHVVRKIGAKCVLEIVNAQATDEGKYTINLSNTGGSASCFALVRVKIKEWRTVQWSQDKRLNSLKTFKVCNEVQKLHFLLYGPVGAGKSSTINTIRSIFEGRQFVNCLAAADSTTSHTLKYEQFTFENEEGSFPFTFSDIMGAEAGGGVHTEDIILALKGHMKEDYLFNSAAPLSESNLYYNQNPSLSDQMHCLVFIISADKISMMEKDLLEKLKYVRDAASRMGMPQVVFMTRVDRACQLTKENLRNIYKSKKINQKMDECSHVLGVPVNCIFPVLNYHEETHMNEDINCLMLDALIQIINWANDYLVKSSKNQISHQQPKCE